The following are encoded together in the Strongyloides ratti genome assembly S_ratti_ED321, chromosome : 2 genome:
- a CDS encoding CstF-50 has protein sequence MMKVDIKDRDTLYRLIIEQLLYDGYQQVANNLFQTIGNTGKLPPPCNKLFKVVQHSLHDGELNDEVNFDEEMEDDEYYQGYPGLDLEYDADVPVSSPEPSLYETIFLTTHKGPSRAVAFSEDGKLAATGSQDCTIKIIDIEKVVMKESGNSEFDANPVIRTLYDHSDEVTCLAFHPKQQLLVSGSSDKTLKFFDYAKSAVRRAMRSITEVERLNAISFHPSGDYIAVGTENKVLRLYSTETQQCWVSLQPLDQHIAAIKTIDYTCTGNLLASGSSDGDIKIWDGVSGRCIETFQKAHDGDEICSVQFTKNGKYILSSGFDSVVKLWELSTNRCLNVYHAPGFSSQRLSVNAEFNHTEDFILFPDEKSCNLNSWDSRTTEKKKFLPLGHTAPVRKMKHAPNMAMLITCSDDSRVRFWYKKYKTKQYNQEHI, from the exons ATGATGAAGGTTGATATCAAAGATAGGGATACATTATACCGTCTTATCATAGA acaattattatatgatGGTTATCAGCAAGTAGCAAATAATTTGTTTCAAACAATTGGTAATACTGGAAAATTGCCTCCTCCATGTAACAAACTTTTTAAAGTTGTTCAACATTCATTACATGATGGAGAATTAAACGATGAGGTAAATTTCGATGAAGAAATGGAAGATGATGAATATTACCAAGGGTATCCAGGACTTGATTTAGAATATGATGCTGATGTTCCAGTTAGTAGTCCAGAACCATCACTATatgaaacaatatttttaacaactCATAAGGGACCTAGCCGTGCTGTTGCTTTTAGTGAAGATGGAAAATTAGCTGCAACTGGATCTCAAGACTgtactattaaaattattgacaTTGAAAAAGTTGTAATGAAAGAGTCAGGGAATTCTGAATTTGATGCAAATCCTGTCATTAGAACATTATATGATCATTCTGATGAAGTAACTTGTTTAGCTTTTCATCCAAAACAACAATTACTTGTTTCTGGTTCAAGTGacaaaacattaaaattttttgattatgcTAAAAGTGCCGTTAGGCGAGCTATGAGATCAATCACTGAAGTTGAAAGATTAAATGCTATATCCTTCCATCCATCAGGTGATTATATTGCAGTTGGAACAGAAAATAAAGTACTAAGATTATATTCAACAGAAACACAACAATGTTGGGTTTCATTACAACCGTTAGATCAACATATTGCAGCTATTAAAACAATAGATTATACTTGTACGGGAAATTTACTTGCATCTGGGTCATCTGATGGTGACATTAAAATATGGGATGGTGTTTCAGGAAGATGTATTGAAACTTTTCAAAAAGCACATGATGGTGATGAAATTTGTAGTGTTCAATTTACTAAAAATGGTAAATATATCTTGTCTTCTGGTTTTGATTCAGTGGTAAAACTTTGGGAACTATCAACAAATCGTTGTTTAAATGTTTATCATGCTCCTGGTTTTAGTAGTCAAAGGCTTTCTGTTAATGCTGAATTCAATCATACAGAAGATTTTATTCTGTTTCCAGATGAAAAGTCGTGTAATTTAAATTCGTGGGATTCCAGAACAACTgagaagaaaaaatttttacctcTTGGTCATACAGCTCCTGTAAGAAAAATGAAGCATGCTCCAAATATGGCTATGCTTATTACATGTAGTGACGATTCTAGGGTACGTTTCTGGTACAAAAAATACAAAACGAAACAATATAACCAAGAACATATCTAA
- a CDS encoding Protein phosphatase methylesterase 1, with translation MDEDYNPLSWNQFFDDKKFVTINETDKFCTYLKGNSGPVFYFIHGAGLSSLTWAVLTNSLTTAMECRILAVDLRGHGMTTTSNDFDLSKETLINDVYEVYNTLYGEEKPKLIMIGHSLGGAIAIHLGAKNILPNLQALGVIDVVEGTALASLTTMRLILDKRPNSFSSVESAIQWCINTHVTTNLISARVSMPDQIKEENGKFVWRVDLYKSEKYWQEWFKDISKQFISVPGAKILILAGTDRLDKELTIAQMAGKFQMEVIKKTGHLVHEDNPEDVANIFIRMMKRYKMAKILEE, from the exons atggATGAAGATTATAATCCCTTATCATGGAATCAATTTTTTGATgacaaaaaatttgtaacAATTAATGAAACAGATAAGTTTTGTACTTACTTAAAAGGTAACTCTGGGCcagtattttattttattcatgGTGCTGGACTTAGTAGTCTAACATGGGCTGTTTTAACA aattccCTTACAACAGCAATGGAGTGTCGTATTTTAGCTGTAGATTTAAGGGGACATGGAATGACAACAACCTCAAATGATTTTGATTTATCTAAAGAAACATTAATTAA tGATGTTTATGAAGTATATAATACATTATATGGTGAAGAAAAGCCTAAGTTAATAATGATTGGTCATAG tctTGGTGGGGCTATTGCAATTCATTTAGGGGCTAAGAATATACTTCCAAATTTACAAGCTTTAGGAGTAATTGATGTTGTTGAAGGAACAGCTCTTGCATCTTTAACAACTATGCGTTTAATTCTAGATAAAAGGCCAAATTCTTTTTCAAGTGTAGAATCCGCTATTCAGTGGTGTATAAATACACATGTAACaacaaatttaatttctGCTAGAGTATCAATGCCCGATCAAATTAAAGAAGAGAATGGAAAATTTGTATGGAGAGTAGACTTATATAAAAGTGAAAAATATTGGCAAGAATGGTTTAAAGATATttcaaaacaatttatttcaGTCCCTGGAGccaaaattttaattcttgCTGGTACAGATAGACTAGACAAAGAGTTAACAATTGCACAAATGGCTGGAAAATTTCAAATggaagttattaaaaaaacaggTCATTTGGTACATGAAGACAATCCTGAAGATGtagcaaatatttttataaggaTGATGAAAAGATATAAGATGGCAAAAATACTtgaagaataa
- a CDS encoding 60S ribosomal protein L3, with the protein MSHRKFSAPRHGSMGFTPKKRSRRHRGKCKAFPKDDPSKPVHLTAFMGFKAGMSHIVREVEKPGSKVNKKEVVEAVTIIETPPMVIFGIVGYIDTPRGPRVLKTVFAEHLSEDCKRRFYKSWYRSKKKAFSKYAKKWQDEVGKKSIESDLEKMKKYCSSIRVLAHTQMKVLKRQQKKAHIMEIQVNGGTIAEKVDWAKEKLEKQIPVEQVFSQDELIDCIGVTKGKGFKGVTSRWHTKKLPRKTHKGLRKVACIGAWHPSRVAFTVARAGQKGYHHRTEMNKKVFRIGKSCLTAEGKNNGATEFDLTEKSVNPMGGFPHYGLVNQDFIMIRGSCMGSKKRVITLRKSLLTHKKRFAFEKINLKFIDTTSKFGHGRFQTSAEKKAFLGKLKKDFEAEQQA; encoded by the exons ATGTCTCACAGGAAATTTTCTGCTCCTCGTCATGGATCCATGGGATTCACTCCAAAAAAAAGATCAAGAAGACATCGCGGTAAATGTAAGGCTTTCCCAAAGGATGATCCATCTAAGCCAGTTCATCTTACTGCTTTTATGGGATTCAAGGCTGGTATGTCTCACATTGTTCGTGAAGTTGAGAAGCCAGGTTCTAAAGTCAACAAAAAAGAAGTTGTCGAAGCCGTTACCATTATTGAAACTCCACCAATGGTTATTTTCGGAATTGTTGGATACATCGACACTCCACGTGGACCACGTGTCTTGAAAACTGTCTTTGCTGAACACTTGTCTGAAGACTGCAAACGTAGATTCTACAAAAGCTg GTATCGTTCAAAGAAGAAGGCTTTCTCTAAGTATGCCAAAAAATGGCAAGATGAAGTCGGTAAGAAGAGTATCGAATCTGATCTTGAAAAGATGAAGAAATACTGTTCTTCTATCAGAGTTCTTGCTCATACCCAAATGAAGGTTCTTAAAagacaacaaaaaaaagctCATATTATGGAAATTCAAGTTAATGGAGGAACCATCGCTGAAAAAGTTGATTGGGCTAAAGAAAAACTTGAAAAACAAATTCCAGTTGAACAAGTTTTCAGCCAAGATGAACTTATTGACTGTATCGGAGTTACCAAGGGTAAAGGATTCAAGGGTGTCACTTCTCGTTGGCACACAAAGAAACTTCCAAGAAAGACACACAAAGGTCTTCGTAAAGTCGCTTGTATCGGAGCTTGGCATCCATCTCGTGTTGCCTTCACCGTTGCTCGTGCTGGTCAGAAAGGTTACCATCATAGAACTGAGATGAACAAGAAGGTCTTTAGAATTGGCAAATCATGCCTTACCGCTGAAGGAAAGAACAATGGTGCTACAGAATTCGATTTGACTGAAAAGTCTGTCAACCCAATG ggAGGTTTCCCACATTATGGTCTCGTCAATCAAGATTTTATTATGATTCGTGGATCATGTATGGGATCAAAGAAGAGAGTTATCACTTTAAGAAAATCTCTTCTTACTCACAAAAAAAGATTTGCTTTTGAAAAGATCAAtcttaaatttattgatacAACATCCAAATTTGGACATGGTCGCTTCCAAACCTCTGCTGAAAAGAAAGCATTCCTTGGaaaacttaaaaaagattttgagGCTGAACAACAAGCTTAA
- a CDS encoding Translation initiation factor eIF-2B subunit alpha: protein MQEGTLMLNDFNPKQYFENLLEGNKENMSTGLAVIKTLSEVLKKTTASTVTGLLEDLNNTRDELCETDYSTASIRSASELFIRSISLVSSESLQSDFQELIKIFISRAYKFTERVDNSRGMIAKYASPYIRNDMKILTHSYSKVVFEALVSGAKEGKSFHVYVTESQPDSSGRTMYEKLRKHNLPCTLILDSAVGYLMESIDIVLVGAEGVMETGGIINKIGTLGIAICARAYKKPVCIMAESIKFVKEYPLNQADIPNEFKYNTSTLQNKDLSEEHPLVDYTPPQYIYLLFTDLGILTPANVGEELIKLYI, encoded by the exons atgCAAGAAGGAACTTTAATGCTCAATGATTTTAATCcaaaacaatattttgaaaatctTCTAGAAGGAAACAAAGAAAATATGTCTACTGGATTAGCTGTTATAAAGACATTATCagaagttttaaaaaagacaacgg cATCTACCGTTACCGGACTTCTAGaagatttaaataatacaagAGATGAACTTTGTGAAACAGATTATTCTACAGCTTCCATTCGTTCAGCATCTGAACTTTTTATACGTTCTATTTCTTTAGTATCATCAGAATCGTTGCAGTCTGACTTTCaagaattaattaaaatttttataagcaGAGCTTATAAATTTACTGAACGTGTAGATAATTCTAGAGGAATGATTGCAAAATATGCTTCCCCATATATTAGAAAtgatatgaaaatattaacacATTCATACTCAAAGGTGGTATTTGAAGCATTAGTATCTGGAGCTAAAGAAGGAAAAAGTTTTCATGTCTATGTTACAGAATCACAACCTGATAGTAGTGGAAGAACTATGTACGAAAAGTTACGGAAACACAATCTTCCATGTACATTAATTTTAGATTCAGCTGTTGGATATCTCATGGAATCAATTGATATTGTTCTTGTTGGTGCCGAAGGTGTTATGGAGACAGGTGGtataatcaacaaaattGGAACTCTTGGAATTGCTATATGTGCTAGAGCCTATAAGAAACCTGTATGTATCATGGCGGAAAGtattaaatttgttaaagaATATCCACTAAATCAAGCAGATATTCCCAATGAATTTAAGTACAATACTTCTACACTacaaaataaagatttatcAGAAGAACATCCTCTAGTTGACTATACTCCACCacaatacatatatttattgtttactGATTTAGGAATTTTAACTCCTGCAAATGTTGGTGAAGAgcttataaaattatatatttaa
- a CDS encoding Beta-1,4-galactosyltransferase 7 — translation MYHHRILVKRCFITIIFSLFIIWFSRNLFFDKAIREYPSILEVKPYNKLCVIVPYRQRLEELNEFVPHITKFLDKQKIDHQILVMNQTDKYRFNRASLINVGFLECDRLRCNYFVMHDVDLLPLNPKLDYSYPGPGIVRHISAGPYHPIKRYDYAKFIGGILMLTMDDFKNVNGMSNKYWGWGLEDDEFYLRLREKGLTEHIERPKNLDTNRENTFKHIHGKERKRDYKQIGNQREMSKKRDRISGLNNVKYKIIRREIEIFNDNSYATIVDVELECDMSWTPYCVLN, via the exons ATGTATCATCATAGAATATTAGTAAAAAGATGTTTCATTACTATCatcttttcattatttattatttggttttcaagaaatttattttttgataaagcAATAAGGGAATATCC atctattttagaggtaaaaccatataataaattatgtgTAATTGTGCCTTACCGACAACGTTTGGAAGAATTAAATGAATTTGTTCCacatataacaaaatttttagataagCAAAAAATTGATCATCAAATATTAGTTATGAATCAAACAGATAAATATCGTTTTAATCGTGCTTCCTTGATTAATGTTGGTTTTCTTGAATGCGATCGATTAAGATGTAATTATTTTGTGATGCATGATGTAGATTTACTACCATTAAATCCAAAATTAGATTATTCATACCCTGGCCCTGGTATAGTACGACATATATCAGCTGGACCATATCATCCAATTAAAag atatgaTTATGCAAAATTTATTGGTGGAATTTTAATGCTTACAATggatgattttaaaaatgtaaatggaatgtcaaataaatattgggGTTGGGGTTTAGAAGATGATGAATTTTATCTAAGATTACGAGAGAAAGGGTTAACGGAACATATTGAAAGAccaaaaaatttagataCTAATAGAGAGAATACATTTAAGCATATACATGGAAAAGAAAGAAAACGGGATTATAAACAAATTGGTAATCAGAGAGAG atgtcaaaaaaaagagataGGATATCAggtttaaataatgttaaatacaaaattataaGACGTGagattgaaatttttaatgataatagtTATGCTACTATTGTTGATGTCGAATTGGAATGTGACATGTCCTGGACACCATATTGtgtattaaattaa
- a CDS encoding Cht11 encodes MICKKSEIIFFIIFFTFEIKSHDSIISCYHDIARSDVTNQIDPFLCTHIMLINSCFLNNSDQIVFPHIEDMKDVLDLRNTNKHLKILLTFLPRSESMRKIIYDDKKFNNLIYSIFDFVQFSGLDGFDLDWEFPAWGRGSKPSERDKFTELVQKLYNLFNNRNLTKKYLLTSAVSGPYTIALKSYNLSAIKPFVGFNSPLYAEPYEIYIAARMNSAYSTEYYLKNGVPSHKLVFGIPTYGRGYKLLEKHIHFPYAPAIGSSFLGSSYSYIISCNYLIDRSFKFIWNNHAASGYLVNNNRDWIGLETERSVKEKASYAAKKKLGGIMIFALFEDDYKGVCPGSKKKKMFLTKTAKKAFLEARKKMNIL; translated from the exons ATGATATGTAAGAAAtcagaaattattttttttataattttttttacctttgAAATAAAATCACATGATTCTATTATTTCGTGCTATCATGACATTGCAAGAAGTGATGTAACAAATCAAATAGATCCATTTCTTTGTACTCAcataatgttaataaattctTGTTTTCTAAACAATTCAGATCAAATTGTTTTTCCTCATATTGAAGATATGAAAGATGTTTTAGACCTTAGAAATacaaataaacatttaaagattttattaacttttttaccTAGATCTGAATCTAtgagaaaaataatatatgatgACAAGAAGTTTAATAATCTTATATATAGCATTTTTGACTTTGTTCAATTTTCTGGATTAGATGGTTTCGATTTGGATTGGGAATTTCCCGCTTGGGGTCGTGGATCTAAGCCTAGTGAACGAGATAAATTTACTGAATTAGttcaaaaactttataatctttttaataatcgaaatttaacaaaaaaatatcttctaACTAGTGCAGTATCAGGACCATATACTATTGCATTGAAAAGCTATAATCTCTCTGCTatta AACCTTTTGTTGGATTTAACTCTCCTTTATATGCAGAGCCATATGAGATTTACATAGCAGCAAGAATGAACTCTGCTTATTCTAcagaatattatttaaaaaatggaGTCCCTTCACATAAATTAGTTTTTGGTATACCAACATATGGACGAGGATATAAATTACTAGAAAAACATATACATTTCCCATACGCTCCAGCAATTGGCTCATCTTTTCTAGGGTCATCatattcatatataatttcatgtaattatttaattgatagaagttttaaatttatttggaATAATCATGCTGCAAGTGGTTATCTTGTAAACAATAATAGAGATTGGATTGGGCTTGAAACAGAAAGAAGTGTGAAAGAAAAAGCATCATATgcagcaaaaaaaaaattaggaGGTATAATGATATTTGCATTATTCGAAGATGATTACAAAGGAGTTTGTCCTGGaagtaaaaagaaaaaaatgtttttaactAAAACAGCAAAAAAAGCGTTTTTAGAAGcgagaaaaaaaatgaatatattataa
- a CDS encoding Pre-mRNA-splicing factor CWC22 homolog, which yields MSDDGEITNSSEEVKNSKHVEKKECKPELKPLSINTYMPPSRMMAMMAKIDDKNSETYQRLNWELLKKKIQGAVNKLNAQNIVPVLQELMKVNIIRGKGLLVKALIQAQAFSPTFSNVYAAFVSLINSKFPNIGELLIKRLVIQFKRCYNKNDKDNAKKILQFIAHLTNQNVIHELLSLEILFTLMETPTDDSIEMSITFIREIGMKLTEISPKGITAIFERLRSILNNTDTISKRIQYMIEVLFQTRKEKFAAHVSVPEELDLIEEEDQITHNISLTEVLDPENKLNYFMLDPNFEENEKQYDEIKREILGDDDDEDEEEEEGGTVKEENEDEENNADESNTNPTPMKIIDLTDDQLTALRKSVYLTLQSSLDYQEAAHKLLKNEWKPGLEKELCNMIVDACAQQRSYENFYGNLAARFCNLKQEFQECFEEIAKDAYTNVHRFPITQLRNVAFLVSHLLFTNSISWDVLSIVRLTEKDTTPAGRIYLKFVFQTIVENMSAAKFYEKMKDPEMAHIWKGIFPRNNREDIMFAINYFTMIDLGQLTLDMRERLKKLSS from the coding sequence atGTCTGATGACGGAGAAATTACTAATTCTTCTGAAGAAGTAAAAAATTCTAAACATgtggaaaaaaaagaatgtaaACCAGAATTAAAACCATTAAGTATTAATACTTATATGCCTCCATCTAGAATGATGGCAATGATGGCAAAAATCGATGATAAAAATTCAGAAACTTATCAACGTTTAAATTgggaattattaaaaaaaaagattcagGGAGCAGTAAACAAATTGAATGCGCAAAATATTGTTCCTGTGCTTCAGGAGTTAATGAAGGTTAATATTATTCGTGGAAAAGGTTTACTTGTAAAAGCATTAATTCAAGCACAAGCTTTTTCTCCAACATTTTCTAATGTTTATGCTGCTTTTGTTTCTTTGATTAATTCTAAATTTCCAAATATTGGAGAACTTCTTATTAAAAGATTAGTCATTCAATTTAAAAgatgttataataaaaatgataaagataaTGCAAAAAAAATCTTGCAATTTATTGCTCATTTAACAAATCAAAATGTTATACATGAATTGTTATCTCTCGAAATACTTTTTACGCTTATGGAAACTCCTACAGATGACTCTATTGAAATGAGTATAACGTTCATTAGAGAAATAGGTATGAAATTAACAGAAATTTCACCAAAAGGGATTACTGCTATTTTTGAAAGATTAAGATCTATTTTGAATAATACTGACACTATTTCTAAAAGAATCCAATATATGATTGAAGTGTTATTTCAAACTAGAAAAGAAAAGTTTGCAGCTCACGTTTCTGTTCCTGAGGAATTAGATCTTATAGAGGAAGAAGATCAAATAACtcataatatttcattaacaGAAGTTCTTGATCCTGAAAAtaagttaaattattttatgttagaTCCAAACTttgaagaaaatgaaaaacaaTATGATGAAATAAAAAGAGAAATTCTTGGAGATGACGATGATGAAGATGAGGAAGAAGAAGAGGGTGGTACTGTAAAAGAAGAGAATGAAGACGAAGAAAATAACGCTGATGAGAGTAACACTAACCCTACTCCTATGAAAATTATTGACTTAACAGATGATCAATTAACGGCTTTACGTAAATCTGTTTATCTTACACTTCAATCATCTCTAGATTATCAAGAAGCAGCtcataaacttttaaaaaatgaatggAAACCAGGTCTTGAAAAAGAACTTTGTAATATGATTGTTGATGCGTGTGCTCAACAGAGATCATATGAAAACTTTTATGGAAATCTAGCGGCTAgattttgtaatttaaaacaaGAATTCCAAGAGTGTTTCGAGGAGATTGCAAAAGATGCTTACACGAATGTTCATCGGTTTCCAATTACTCAATTAAGAAATGTTGCCTTTCTTGTTTCACATCTTCTTTTTACAAATTCAATCAGTTGGGATGTTTTAAGTATAGTTAGATTAACTGAAAAAGACACTACTCCAGCAGGGagaatttatttaaaatttgtttttcaaACTATTGTTGAGAATATGAGTGCTGCAAagttttatgaaaaaatgaAAGATCCTGAAATGGCTCATATATGGAAGGGAATTTTCCCCCGAAATAATAGAGAGGATATCATGTTTgctataaattattttacaatgaTTGATCTGGGACAGCTTACGTTAGATATGAGagaaagattaaaaaaattaagctCTTAA
- a CDS encoding ER membrane protein complex subunit 2 — protein MAQQNTEDYTCIDFYNARGLLRKWRTDQVRNSGPIIEMWEHVLSRAPSSLGDELWPILEQVCISAMDVARHDIVLDTIQRLDKKFPNSNRVRRLQAMRLESLGKFSEATYLYDNLIKADPTKGDKTEAINTLNEHLKTYINDTEAWKQLSELYFSENDLLRGIHCLEELMLSNPHNPIYFRRLGEARYTLGGQENYEMAKKYFEYALEANPNCLRSSVGLMLVCNQLIQCKSLSASKKNDTVNKYEDVLKNTISIIEDAEAGSEGLDHEWIIRELECHRKMND, from the exons atggcACAACAAAATACTGAAGATTACACATGTATAGATTTTTATA atGCACGAGGATTACTGAGAAAATGGAGAACTGATCAAGTTCGAAATTCTGGACCAATAATAGAAATGTGGGAGCATGTATTATCAAGAGCTCCCTCATCATTAGGTGATGAATTATGGCCAATTTTAGAACAAGTATGTATTTCAGCAATGGATGTAGCACGACATGATATTGTTCTTGATACTATTCAAAGACTTGACAAAAAATTTCCAAACTCTAATAGAGTTAGGAGATTACAAGCCATGAGACTTGAGTCTTTAGGAAAATTTTCTGAAGCAacttatttatatgataatttaattaaagcAGATCCAA CTAAAGGAGATAAAACTGAAGCtataaatacattaaatgaacatttaaaaacttatatTAATGACACTGAAGCATGGAAACAATTAAGTGAATTGTACTTTTCTGAAAACGATTTATTGCGTGGAATTCATTGTTTAGAAGAATTAATGTTATCTAATCCTCATAATcctatatattttagaagaTTAGGAGAGGCACGTTATACTTTAGGTGGACAAGAAAATTATGAAATggcaaaaaaatattttgaatatgCTTTAGAAGCTAATCCAAATTGTTTAAGATCAAGTGTTGGATTAATGTTAGTTTGTAATCAGTTGATTCAGTGTAAAAGTCTTTCTGCAAGTAAAAAAAACGATACAGTAAATAAATACGAGGacgttttaaaaaatacaatttctATAATTGAAGATGCTGAAGCTGGAAGTGAAGGCTTAGATCATGAATGGATTATAAGAGAACTTGAATGTCACAGAAAGATGAATgattaa
- a CDS encoding SWIB/MDM2 domain and Homeodomain-like and SWIB domain-containing protein produces MSGEPPISNLEICNFINKLIERNGLDLLTSSFIRKQLKEKYKFNFDPFKKLIDSLISGVIQKRQEKEIDDDSHTYDSTDDEIDFSDIAEKYAIKNEEKQNSPSSKSIESSDSSDDDGPEDRDYIKKKSKSLKSRSSLTNSIDSDNDVFDGNDMASAIKRRRAAANNKRSVVNSKSKNSSSTTKRPAASSGFTKIMMVSDELFAITTKKYMRRSDVVKYMWDYFKSKGLIDPNNKKMVLCDDKLKALTGVNTFQAFGMMKYIKNHLKDADNLDEETRSIILKDLGVEDVKIEKDDKNVSKRKSKSVTSDKSGASKVPKKGKSSFSRFCVLSDELSNLTGQRYMTRSDVVKFMWDYFKGNNLMDPKDKRMVIINDQLRPIFPQKRIQAFVMMKSLKNHIKDPNLLGPEHMEAITALHNELEEKRKKDEKLNFNDNIESKQNYTQEENKKEKEDTPIEEKKRPNVFSVGSGYQSVDSDDEEDDDDPYGSSSIPFKVSKIEENKNVW; encoded by the coding sequence ATGAGTGGTGAACCACCAATTTCTAATCTTGaaatatgtaattttatcaataaactAATAGAAAGAAATGGGTTAGATCTGCTAACATCTTCATTTATaagaaaacaattaaaagaaaagtacaaatttaattttgatccatttaaaaaattaattgattcTTTAATAAGTGGTGTTATTCAGAAAAGgcaagaaaaagaaattgacGATGATTCACATACTTATGATTCAACTGATGATGAAATAGATTTTTCAGATATTGCTGAAAAATATGCCATAAAGAATGAAGAGAAACAAAATTCACCATCATCTAAATCTATAGAAAGTTCAGATAGTAGTGATGATGATGGTCCAGAAGATAgagattatataaaaaagaagtcTAAAAGTTTGAAGTCGCGTTCTTCATTAACTAATAGTATTGATTCAGACAATGATGTTTTTGATGGCAATGACATGGCTTCTGCTATAAAACGTCGTCGTGCTGCTGCAAATAACAAGAGATCTGTCGTTAATAGTAAATCTAAAAATTCTTCATCAACAACAAAACGTCCTGCAGCTAGTAGTggttttacaaaaataatgatgGTAAGTGATGAATTATTTGCAATTACaaccaaaaaatatatgagaAGATCAGATGTTGTTAAATATATGTGggattattttaaatctaaAGGACTTATTGAtccaaataataaaaaaatggtgttatgtgatgataaattaaaagccTTAACAGGTGTTAATACTTTTCAAGCATTTGGAATgatgaaatatattaaaaatcatcTCAAAGATGCTGATAATTTAGATGAAGAAACAAGAAGTATAATTCTTAAAGATTTGGGAGTTGAGGATGTAAAGATTGAAaaagatgataaaaatgtGTCAAAGAGAAAAAGTAAATCAGTTACAAGTGATAAATCTGGAGCAAGCAAAGTTCCAAAGAAGGGTAAATCGTCTTTCTCCCGTTTCTGTGTTCTATCTGATgaattatcaaatttaacGGGTCAAAGATATATGACAAGGTCAGATGTTGTTAAGTTTATGTGGGATTATTTTAAAGGAAACAATCTAATGGATCCCAAAGATAAACGTATGGTAATTATCAACGATCAACTAAGACCCATATTTCCACAAAAAAGAATACAAGCATTTGTTATGATGAAGTCgttaaaaaatcatataaaGGATCCCAATTTACTTGGTCCTGAACACATGGAAGCTATTACAGCTCTTCATAACGAGTTAGAAGAAAAACgaaaaaaagatgaaaaattaaattttaatgataatatagaAAGTAAGCAAAATTATACTcaagaagaaaataaaaaagaaaaagaagataCGCCTATAGAAGAAAAGAAACGACCTAATGTTTTTTCTGTTGGTTCAGGTTATCAGTCGGTAGATTCAGATGATGAGGAGGATGACGATGATCCATATGGTTCGTCATCTATCCCATTTAAAGTATcaaaaattgaagaaaataaaaatgtttggTGA